The DNA region ATACCTTTTATCATAGGAGGTTTTTTTGGAGTTTTATCCTTGTTTTTAAGAAATAAATTAAGCGAAACCCCAGAATTTATTAAAATTCAAAAGGAAAATAAAATTTTAGCTTTTCCATTACTTCAAGCTTTAAAAACTCATAAAATGAATATGTTTATTTGTTTTTTAATGACTGTGGTTTTAACAAGCGGTGTAGCAACTTTGATGATTTTGCCAAAGTATTTTCAAGATCTTTTAGTTATGAGTAAAACTTCTGCTTTATGGATACAAAATTTTGCTATTTTAGCTCTTATTATAGGATCTTTATTGCAAGGAGTGTTAGCTAGTCAATGGGGAAGTTATAAAATTTGTTCTTTTTTTAGTTTAGCTTTTATAGTTTTTGGCATACTGTTTAGTTTTTATGATGAAAATTTTTTATTGTATTTTTTGTTGGCTTGTTTTATGCAAGGTATTGTTGCTTTTGCTCCTATTTTCATGACACAAATTTTTACAAGTGAGTTAAAATTTAGTGGACTTAGTTTTGCTTATAATATTTCTTATGCTATTTTAGGTTTTTTAACCCCTTTTATAGTCAATTTTTCTTATAAAGAATACTTTGGTATTTATATTTTTATAGTAGGGTTTTGCTCCTTGCTGAGTGTATTTTTATTAAAATACTTTGCAAGAAGCCGGGTAAAAGGGTTAAGCTTTGTCTTTTAAAACTTCAAAAACAACTTGAGATATTTTTTGTATTGAATTAATCTCACAACGTTCATCAGTTGAGTGGGGATTATATATATTTGGTCCTATAGAGGCACATAAAAGTTTTTGTTTTTTCTCCAAAATTCCACATTCAAGCCCTGCGTGAATAGCTGAAATTTTAGCTTGAGGTGAAAATTTTTTAAGAACTTTAAGGACTTTAGTGCTTAGTTCATTGATTTCACCTTCCCAAGGTGGGTAAAAATTAAAACTTTTCACTTCATAACCAAAAGCTTTAAAAAATTCTAAACTTTCAAATTCTATTTGTTTTAAATCATCAAGTACATTTGATCTTGCAAAAAGCGTCAACTCAATTTGCTTATCATACATTTTTAATGTAGCTAGATTAATGCTAGTTTGTACTATATTTAATTTTTCATCATAAGCACGCACCCCATGAGAAAAAGCATTTATAGTATCTAAAATTTTTGTACTTTGATTACAAATTTCAAATTCACCTTCTTCTTTAAATGTGCATTTTATATATTTGCTGCTTTGTACTTCATTTTTAAAATATACTAAGGCTTGAGCATGTTTTGGTATGGAATTTATCCTTTCTCCTCCATTAAAAGAGATAATTTCTCCATCATTTTCTTTAATAAATTTAGCCATTTCTTTAATGGAATTTTTATTATTGCTTATGATATTAATACCTGAATGCCCCCCTTTAAAATTTAATGCTTGAAGTTCATAAATTTTACCCTTTCTTTTACTAGTATCAAAATTTAAATTTGCTTTGATATCAACCCCTCCTGCACAACCTATCATAACTTCATTATCATTTTCATGATCTAAGTTTAAAAGCATTTGAGATTCTAAATGGTGTTCAAGTAGATTAACACCTATAAGTCCTACTTCTTCATCATTAGTAAAAAGACATTCAAGATCTTTAAATGTATCCATAGCACTCATCATGATAGCAATACCTATGCCATTATCTGCCCCAAGGCTAGAGTCTTTAGCTTTTAAAAAGCCATTTTCTTCATATACTTCTAATTTGGGTGCATTTCCCATACAAACCATATCATAATGGCTTTGTAAGCAAATATGAGGTTTTCCTTTTATAGCATGAATGTTTCCTGCTTTGTCAATATTGACTTTAAAACCTTTATCTTGAGCATAGGAGCTTAAAAATTCTTGCATTTGTTTGGTTTCATAACTACAATGAGGAATTTGACACAATTGTTTAAAATTTTCTATTACATTTTGCATTCTATCTCCTTTGTTTTGGTAAAATTATGACATATTTTTAAAAACTTGAGGGTGAGATAGCTAAAAAATGAGAATAAATTATAAAAAATTGTTAAATTTGAGAAAAATACTCAGCGATCCTAAGAAATTTTTTTCTATTTTGATTTTTATTCTTGTAATGCTTTTTATTCAAAATTTTATGATTCAAACAAGTAGTTTTGAAGCAAAAGTTTTAAAAGTGATTGATGGAGATACTATAGAAGTTAAACAGGATAATAAAATTTTTAGAGTCAGACTTTTTGGTATAGATGCTCCTGAGCTTAAGCAAAATTTTGGCAATCAAGCAAGAGAGGCTCTAAATAAAATTGTAAAAGGCAAACAAGTTAAAATTATTTATAAAAATAAAGATATTTATGATAGAATTGTAGCTATTGTTAAACTTAATGATAAAGATGTAAATCAATTTTTAGTAAGTCAAGGTTATGCTTGGGCTGATGTTTATTATAGTGGTTTTTATATTAAAGAACAAGAATATGCCAAAAAAAATCGTCTAGGGCTTTGGAAGCAAAAAAATCCTATAGAACCTTATAAATGGCGCAAGCACAATAAATTTTAAGGGGAAATATGAAAAAATGTATTTTAGCTTTATTACTCTTTGTATTTTCTGGATGTTTTATAAATGAAAGAGGCGTTTCAAACCGTTTTTATGATGATTGTAAAGAGTATTATGATGCAAGCGGGACTTATTATAAAGATTGTCCAAAAAATTGGGTAGATATTAAAATGACTCCTTGATTTATTTTTCTCCTAGTGAAGCCATTAATGCAGCTGCTAAAGCTTCTGGATTATTTACTTTAGAATCTTGTTCAGGAGTTTGGGTTTTAGGAGTATTAAGAGGAGGGCGTTTTAATTTAAATATATGCTCATCTGTATGTACTATTTGAACAGTTCCTTCAAACATTTTAATTTCCTTAACATGTCCAACAACTTTTATATCTCTTTTTTTAGAAGTTTCATCAAAAAGCGCTTTAGCTTCAAGTTCTAAAACATCACCTAATTTTAAAGGGGCATAAAAAAAGCATTTTGAACCAAGAACAACTGAAAATTCTTTGTTGATAGAGGCTTGAGCGACATAATTTGCTGCAGCAAAAACAAAAGCATCAAAAATCAACCCTTGATCATCTACTACCATTTCTCTTGTGGTGATAAAAACTGATTTAGCATAGTTTTTACCAAGTTTTATAATAGTTCCTGCAAAAGAAGTATTTAATTCAGGGCAAGTTAATAATTCTGTTTTGATTCGTGATATATCTTCTACAGATGCGTATTCTTCAAGTTGGGTGTATTTTTCAAAATTATCTTGTTTTGCCATATTAAACCTTTATTTGCTTTTTAAAATATTTCATGCATTAAATCGACATGAAGAGAAAAAAATTTATATTTTTATACGCACATAAACTCGTTTTGGTGCCTCATAACCTTCAATGGTTAGATTTTTATTTTTTGGATCTAAAAAGTCTTGCAAAGAAAAAGAATCTATCCATTGTGTTTTTCTTTGTTCGTTTTCATCTGTTGTTTTAGTAGCTAAAACTTCAAATTCTTTAAATCCTGCTTTCTCACACCAATTTTTTAAAGCACTAATACTAGGTACAAAATAAATATTTGAAATTCTAGAATAAGTTTTATTGGGTACAAGAGCAATATCTTTTTCATCTTCTATATACATAGTGTCTAAAAAAACTGTACCATTTTTTTTAAGTCCTGCTTTTAAGTCTTTTAGCATTTTAACCGGATCACTCCTGTGATAAATCACACCAAGGCAAAAAATAACATCAAATTTAAATCCATAGTGTGGTAGATCTTCAACTCCTAAAAGCTCATATTGTATAGGTGTTTTAGCTAGGGCATTGATAAATTCAAATTGTAAGCGGTATTTAATGCAAGGATCAAAACCTATGATTTTTGCAGGATGAAATTCTAACATTTTAAACATATAATAGCCATTATTACAACCAATATCTGCAACACATTTTTGAGAAATTTCATGCATAAAGGGTTTAAGAATATTAAATTTAATAAAACTTTGCCATTCAGTATCAATAAAAAGTTGATCTATTTTAAAAGGTCCTTTTCTCCAAGGTTTAAGTTCTTTAGCTAAGCTTAAAATTTCATCTTTATCTTGAAAATTTGTATTTAAAATAACGCTTTCTTCTAAGGATAATTCAGAGGAAAAATGATATTTTTTTAATTTTTGAATTTTAGAATATAAGGGGTGGTTTATAAATTGTTTTTCGAGCAAATTTTTTTGCATATTATTCCTTAAGATTTGCTTTTTTAGTTTAAATTATAACATTAAAAATGAAACAATAAAATCAAGTATTGAGTATAAAATTACAGCATATAGTGTAAATTTTGTATAAGTGTATTGTTGTAGTCTTTTGAATTTTGTGCAGACCTTTGGTAAATAAAATACTTTTAAAATTCAAATAATTTTATTTGTATAGATTTTTTATTGTTAAAATCTTGATTTTTTCATGGTGCTTAAAAAGAATTAGGTTTTTAATTTGCTAATTTATTGTTATAAATTTAGCCAAACTACTTAATAATAGCAAAGTAAAGTTAAAGATATGCCATAATATAATGAAATATTATATAAGATGTAAAATTATTTAGCTTTTTAATATGTCAATTTGCTAAAATATTAAAAAATAAAAGTATTTAAAAATAAATGAGATTATAACTATTTTTAATTAAGTTAAGGAAGTTTAACATGAAAATACGTATTTATTATGAAGATACAGATGCAGGTGGTGTGGTTTATCATAGTAATTATTTAAAATTTTGTGAAAGAGCAAGAAGTGAATTTTTCTTTGTTAAAAAAATAGATATTTTTGATACAACTAAGGGGCATTTTTTACTTACTAAAGCAAATTGTAATTTTATAAAATCAGCTAAATTAGGCGATATCATAGAAGTAAAAAATAAAATTTTAAAAATTAAACATGTATCTGTAGAATTTTTTCAAGAAATCTATAAAGATAAAGATTTGCTTTTTACCATGGTTTCAACCCTTGCTTATATAAACAAGGGTAAATTAATCAAAATGGATTTAAGTTTAAAAAAAGTATTTGAAGAATTATTTTAATTCTTCAAAACTTGCTTGTTTTCCTCGCATAAGACGTACTTTATATTCTACTTGAGAATTTTTGATTTTTTCATCAAATAAGCTATCGCTTTTTTTGTTTAAAAATTCAGTATAAAAATAATCAACTCCAATACTACTTGCATAAGCTATCCAATTATAATTGATATTTTGATTAAAAATTTCATTAAGATAGCTTAAATTATCATCATGATTATAGATTGAATTAGCAAGGATAAAATTATTTCTATCTCCTTCTTGAGTAAGGCTTAAAAATGTTGGATTATAGTTGATTTGAGTTGATAAAAGCACATAAGGATAAATATCATAAATTCTTAATTGTGAGCTAATTAAAGCTGTTTTAATTAAAGGAGTGTTAAAAAATATAGAAGTATTATTAAGTCCCCCTTGTGATTTTAAGAGTTTGTTAAAATCAAATTTTTCTCCTTCTAAAGTATAAATTTTAGCTTGAGTACTTTGGCTAAGTACTCTTGCATTTAAGTTGTTTGATAAGGTAGAACCATCACCAAATATTGCAATATTATCATTAGCTTGATTTAAAAGCCTTGCGATTTGTGCGTCATAATCTATACTTCCAAAAATAATATTTTCATTAGAAATTGAAGTATTGTTTTTGTGTATTGTCGGTATAAAGATTTTCATATTTCCTGAATAATTCTTTAATTCATTAACACCTTTTAAAGTAAATCCAGCTATAGCATATTTATATCCTTGATTTTGAGCTTGCTCAAGAGCTGATTGAATTAAAGTGCTATTTTCTGTACCGATAAGAAAAACTTTTACCTTGATTTCTGCTTTTTGTCTTAAAAGATAGGCAATGCTTGAATTAATTATAGTATTAGAATAGCTTTTTATTGTTTTTTCAGGAATGATAATAGCAAGTTTAACTGAAGTGATTTTTTGTATATTTTTTTCAAAATCTGTGATGGAATTTAACAATTTTATATAAATATTGGATAAAAATTGATTATTTTGTTCTGTAAATTCACTTAAAAAACTAAGATATAATCTTGACTCTAAAAGGTCAAATAAACAATTAATATTACATTCTTTAGTGTTTAATTTGGGATAAAAATTT from Campylobacter hepaticus includes:
- a CDS encoding MFS transporter — translated: MQKKYKNILYASLGGILEFYDFVLFAFFLDVFAKVFFPPHDTFWTQINVYIAFGAAYLARPFGAIVMAHFADRYGRKNIFYLSMFLMVLPSFILAFLPSYETIHIFATFVLFFVRILQGLAVGAEVSGAWIYVSEFVKGRQIPLALSFISATLTIGLLLGSLATLIIRSYFSIQEVEEYAWRIPFIIGGFFGVLSLFLRNKLSETPEFIKIQKENKILAFPLLQALKTHKMNMFICFLMTVVLTSGVATLMILPKYFQDLLVMSKTSALWIQNFAILALIIGSLLQGVLASQWGSYKICSFFSLAFIVFGILFSFYDENFLLYFLLACFMQGIVAFAPIFMTQIFTSELKFSGLSFAYNISYAILGFLTPFIVNFSYKEYFGIYIFIVGFCSLLSVFLLKYFARSRVKGLSFVF
- a CDS encoding M20/M25/M40 family metallo-hydrolase; translated protein: MQNVIENFKQLCQIPHCSYETKQMQEFLSSYAQDKGFKVNIDKAGNIHAIKGKPHICLQSHYDMVCMGNAPKLEVYEENGFLKAKDSSLGADNGIGIAIMMSAMDTFKDLECLFTNDEEVGLIGVNLLEHHLESQMLLNLDHENDNEVMIGCAGGVDIKANLNFDTSKRKGKIYELQALNFKGGHSGINIISNNKNSIKEMAKFIKENDGEIISFNGGERINSIPKHAQALVYFKNEVQSSKYIKCTFKEEGEFEICNQSTKILDTINAFSHGVRAYDEKLNIVQTSINLATLKMYDKQIELTLFARSNVLDDLKQIEFESLEFFKAFGYEVKSFNFYPPWEGEINELSTKVLKVLKKFSPQAKISAIHAGLECGILEKKQKLLCASIGPNIYNPHSTDERCEINSIQKISQVVFEVLKDKA
- a CDS encoding thermonuclease family protein, with the protein product MRINYKKLLNLRKILSDPKKFFSILIFILVMLFIQNFMIQTSSFEAKVLKVIDGDTIEVKQDNKIFRVRLFGIDAPELKQNFGNQAREALNKIVKGKQVKIIYKNKDIYDRIVAIVKLNDKDVNQFLVSQGYAWADVYYSGFYIKEQEYAKKNRLGLWKQKNPIEPYKWRKHNKF
- the cmoB gene encoding tRNA 5-methoxyuridine(34)/uridine 5-oxyacetic acid(34) synthase CmoB, which encodes MLRNNMQKNLLEKQFINHPLYSKIQKLKKYHFSSELSLEESVILNTNFQDKDEILSLAKELKPWRKGPFKIDQLFIDTEWQSFIKFNILKPFMHEISQKCVADIGCNNGYYMFKMLEFHPAKIIGFDPCIKYRLQFEFINALAKTPIQYELLGVEDLPHYGFKFDVIFCLGVIYHRSDPVKMLKDLKAGLKKNGTVFLDTMYIEDEKDIALVPNKTYSRISNIYFVPSISALKNWCEKAGFKEFEVLATKTTDENEQRKTQWIDSFSLQDFLDPKNKNLTIEGYEAPKRVYVRIKI
- a CDS encoding YbgC/FadM family acyl-CoA thioesterase; translation: MKIRIYYEDTDAGGVVYHSNYLKFCERARSEFFFVKKIDIFDTTKGHFLLTKANCNFIKSAKLGDIIEVKNKILKIKHVSVEFFQEIYKDKDLLFTMVSTLAYINKGKLIKMDLSLKKVFEELF